A genomic window from Silene latifolia isolate original U9 population chromosome Y, ASM4854445v1, whole genome shotgun sequence includes:
- the LOC141629578 gene encoding uncharacterized protein LOC141629578 produces the protein MHIDGASNQRGAGVGLILRSPQGDLIAQAVRCEFKATNNEIEYEALILEMQLALELEVRNLQISSNSLLIVNHVNDEFIARDSKMISYLKVAKELKQKFKDCKPKQISRNQNME, from the coding sequence ATGCACATCGATGGAGCCTCCAACCagaggggggcaggtgtaggactaattctgcgatcaccacagggggATCTGATAGCACaggcagtaagatgtgaattcaaggcgaCCAACAATGAAATagagtacgaggccttgatactagaaatgcagctagctctggagttgGAAGTCAGGAACCTGCAAATATCCAGTAACTCTTTGCTAATAGTTAACCATGTGAACGATGAATTTATAGCCAGGGACTCAAAGATGATTTCCTACTTGAAAGTGGCAAAGGAGCTGAAGCAGAAATTCAAAGATTGCAAGCCCAAACAGATTTCCAGAAATCAAAATATGGAGTaa